One genomic segment of Arthrobacter sp. JZ12 includes these proteins:
- a CDS encoding SRPBCC domain-containing protein has protein sequence MAVISSEKNVEALSLTIVAEFDAGVERVWQIWEDPRQLERWWGPPTWPATFETHEFRPGGAAAYYMTGPEGEKAHGWWKFTAIDAPRRLEFDDGFANEDGSHDESMGETHAVVTLDELDGSRTRMTVISRFESAEQLQQMVDMGMEEGMREAMGQIDGILAERASV, from the coding sequence ATGGCTGTAATAAGCAGCGAAAAGAACGTTGAGGCGCTGAGCCTGACGATCGTGGCCGAGTTCGACGCTGGCGTCGAACGCGTCTGGCAGATCTGGGAAGATCCGCGTCAGCTTGAGCGCTGGTGGGGCCCGCCGACCTGGCCGGCGACTTTCGAGACCCACGAGTTCCGGCCAGGAGGTGCGGCCGCCTACTACATGACCGGTCCCGAAGGGGAGAAGGCCCACGGCTGGTGGAAGTTCACCGCGATAGATGCACCACGGCGTCTGGAGTTCGACGACGGATTCGCCAACGAAGACGGTTCGCACGACGAGTCGATGGGTGAGACCCACGCCGTCGTAACTCTCGACGAACTCGACGGCAGCCGCACCCGGATGACTGTGATCTCACGTTTTGAGAGCGCCGAGCAGCTCCAGCAGATGGTCGACATGGGTATGGAGGAGGGGATGCGGGAGGCGATGGGCCAGATCGACGGCATCCTCGCGGAGCGTGCCAGCGTCTGA
- a CDS encoding response regulator, translating to MIKVLIIDDDFLVAKVHAGFIKRIAGFEVVGVAHTGSQALIKVRQEPPDLVLLDIHLPDINGLDLLLQLRAAYPELDVIVISAAREAETVRRALRGGIVHYLIKPFSDHELLERLQHYQLTYQSLDEMKKEAEQADVNRIFGVRQQGHPLPKGCSAETLHLVEGLLQRVGADLSAAETAEALGTSRVSARRYLEYLSEEGRVVVQLRYGGVGRPERRYQWRSSRA from the coding sequence ATGATCAAAGTGCTCATCATCGATGATGACTTTCTGGTAGCGAAGGTCCACGCCGGCTTCATCAAAAGAATCGCCGGCTTTGAGGTGGTCGGCGTAGCACATACGGGGAGTCAGGCTCTCATCAAGGTACGGCAGGAGCCTCCGGACCTGGTTCTCCTGGACATTCATCTGCCGGACATCAACGGCCTTGACCTGCTTCTGCAGTTGCGTGCAGCCTATCCGGAGCTGGATGTAATAGTTATCAGTGCAGCGCGTGAGGCGGAGACCGTGCGGAGGGCATTGCGGGGAGGCATTGTTCACTACCTCATCAAGCCCTTTTCCGACCATGAGCTGCTTGAGCGGCTGCAACATTACCAACTGACGTATCAGAGCCTCGACGAGATGAAGAAGGAGGCCGAACAGGCTGATGTCAACCGAATCTTCGGGGTCAGGCAACAGGGCCACCCCCTTCCGAAAGGGTGCAGCGCAGAGACGCTCCACCTCGTGGAAGGCCTTCTGCAACGGGTTGGCGCGGATCTGTCGGCGGCGGAAACAGCTGAAGCGCTCGGTACCTCGCGAGTCAGCGCCAGGCGATACCTCGAGTATTTAAGTGAGGAAGGAAGGGTCGTGGTACAGCTGCGCTATGGGGGCGTCGGGCGTCCTGAGCGACGATACCAATGGCGGTCCTCCCGTGCTTGA
- a CDS encoding sensor histidine kinase: protein MQRAPINKLLNGRGTSLASQFLVLQLAIVFAVLIGVLAISLAQSAETVERVEARRALAAAETLAALPAVRSLLPAAEPRMGAALPAAAESVRSISESQYAILTKPDGTVLTSQDPGQLGSPLELGESDVRDGRSWTGLVKLGGTTSVAAHVPVLDERGEIVGIAVIGRRYPSLLDRLGQATPGLITYLGVASIVGLAGSLLLARRVKRQTLGMEPDEITGLVEHREAILYGVKEGIVALDRDHRITLANDAARRLLHLPADCIGRNVDKLDIPPDLRVMLTQDQSRPDQLVLVEGRMVACNTLPIRTQSRVIGSVTTLRDRTELSNLEDELGATRMITNTLRAQTHEFANNLHTISGLIQLGEYDEVIRFVEGVRHSRTRLHDDVTSAIKDPAVAALFIAKASLATERGVSLKLSEESSLSKMEEELSRDVNTVMGNLIDNAMDAAGALEGPVVEVLMVEEADHISVTVQDSGPGVPAELSESIFSPGFSTKTSSLEPLRDRGFGLALVRLVCRKRGGDVQLYNDGGAVFVATLGR, encoded by the coding sequence ATGCAGCGGGCACCCATCAACAAACTTCTGAATGGGCGGGGCACGTCTCTTGCCAGCCAGTTCTTGGTGCTCCAGCTTGCGATTGTTTTCGCAGTGCTTATTGGTGTCTTGGCGATCTCTCTGGCCCAGTCAGCAGAGACGGTTGAAAGGGTGGAGGCAAGGCGCGCGCTCGCCGCTGCCGAAACGCTGGCGGCCCTTCCAGCTGTCCGGTCGTTGTTGCCGGCAGCTGAACCTCGAATGGGAGCAGCCCTTCCGGCTGCGGCTGAGTCGGTGCGCTCTATTTCCGAATCCCAGTACGCAATCTTGACCAAGCCCGACGGAACAGTCCTTACATCCCAGGATCCAGGGCAGTTGGGGTCGCCTCTTGAGCTGGGGGAAAGCGATGTCCGCGATGGGAGATCCTGGACGGGATTGGTCAAGCTCGGTGGCACTACATCCGTCGCGGCTCATGTACCGGTGCTGGACGAAAGGGGGGAGATAGTGGGTATCGCAGTTATTGGACGACGGTACCCTTCCCTTCTGGACCGGTTGGGGCAAGCAACTCCAGGCCTGATCACGTATCTGGGCGTTGCGAGCATCGTCGGCCTGGCCGGTTCGCTGCTGCTAGCCAGGCGCGTCAAGCGTCAGACACTCGGTATGGAGCCGGATGAGATAACAGGGCTGGTCGAACATCGGGAGGCCATCCTCTACGGAGTGAAGGAAGGCATCGTCGCCCTCGATCGCGATCACCGGATAACTCTCGCCAACGACGCTGCCAGAAGGCTTCTCCATCTACCGGCAGACTGCATCGGCCGCAACGTGGACAAGCTTGACATTCCACCCGACCTCCGGGTGATGCTCACTCAGGATCAATCAAGGCCGGACCAACTGGTTCTGGTCGAGGGAAGGATGGTTGCCTGCAATACGCTCCCTATTAGGACTCAATCCCGTGTGATCGGTTCTGTAACCACTCTTCGTGACCGTACTGAGCTCTCGAATCTTGAGGACGAACTTGGGGCGACGCGCATGATTACGAATACGCTGAGGGCGCAGACCCACGAATTCGCCAACAACCTCCATACCATTTCCGGTCTGATACAGCTGGGTGAGTATGACGAGGTGATCCGTTTCGTTGAGGGCGTCCGCCACAGTCGGACACGATTGCACGACGACGTCACTTCCGCCATCAAGGACCCGGCGGTGGCAGCGCTATTCATAGCGAAGGCAAGTCTTGCCACAGAGCGAGGCGTCAGTCTGAAGCTTTCGGAGGAGTCCTCCCTGTCCAAGATGGAGGAGGAACTGTCTCGGGACGTCAATACGGTCATGGGCAATCTCATCGACAACGCGATGGACGCGGCTGGCGCACTCGAGGGCCCGGTTGTGGAGGTCCTGATGGTGGAGGAGGCCGATCACATCTCCGTGACGGTACAGGATTCAGGGCCGGGGGTGCCCGCCGAACTCAGCGAGTCCATCTTCAGCCCCGGTTTCTCTACCAAAACATCGTCGCTGGAGCCCCTGAGAGATCGCGGGTTCGGGTTGGCGCTGGTGCGCCTCGTCTGTCGGAAACGCGGCGGGGACGTGCAACTCTACAATGACGGCGGCGCTGTCTTCGTCGCGACCCTGGGAAGGTAG
- a CDS encoding metalloregulator ArsR/SmtB family transcription factor, which translates to MVVRKLPDLEVDRLFHALADSTRRDIVVRTIVGEHSVSALAAHYSMSFAAVQKHVAVLERASLVRKEKRGREQIVRANRDAVGKARQLLEEYENIWRQRVDRITDILAEEKEQK; encoded by the coding sequence ATGGTTGTACGTAAGCTTCCAGACCTCGAAGTCGACCGGCTGTTCCATGCCTTGGCCGACAGCACCCGCCGGGACATCGTCGTTCGGACTATTGTCGGCGAGCACTCGGTTTCGGCCCTGGCAGCGCATTACTCCATGAGCTTTGCGGCAGTCCAGAAGCATGTCGCTGTGCTGGAGCGGGCATCACTCGTCCGCAAGGAGAAGCGGGGAAGGGAGCAGATCGTGCGCGCCAACCGGGACGCCGTGGGGAAGGCGCGTCAACTGCTCGAGGAGTACGAGAACATCTGGCGCCAGCGGGTCGACCGCATAACCGACATTCTGGCAGAGGAAAAAGAACAGAAATGA
- a CDS encoding tripartite tricarboxylate transporter TctB family protein — translation MSSLHSRTVDRSELGIAALLGAVGIIVLFDAVGLNVPVSQTDPVGPRTLPFIVGGLLLVCAVLLAVNVIRGGRGEAEGGEDVDLSHPSDWRTILLLLAFFILNIVLIDFAGWVISGTILFWGSAWSLGSRHYIRDGIVSLLLALGTFYGFYVGLGIRLPAGLLEGVL, via the coding sequence GTGAGCTCATTGCACTCACGGACTGTGGACCGCTCCGAGCTGGGCATAGCTGCCCTGCTCGGGGCGGTCGGCATCATTGTTCTTTTTGACGCAGTGGGCCTCAATGTTCCCGTCTCGCAAACCGATCCGGTCGGCCCCCGGACCCTCCCCTTCATCGTCGGCGGCCTGCTCCTGGTATGCGCAGTCCTGCTCGCGGTGAACGTTATCCGCGGCGGGCGGGGGGAGGCCGAGGGCGGTGAGGATGTTGACCTCTCACATCCCAGTGACTGGCGCACCATCCTGCTTCTTCTGGCCTTCTTCATCCTCAATATCGTGCTCATTGACTTTGCGGGGTGGGTCATTTCGGGAACCATCCTGTTTTGGGGAAGCGCGTGGTCACTGGGAAGCCGCCACTACATCCGAGATGGAATTGTCAGTCTCCTGCTCGCGCTGGGGACGTTCTACGGCTTCTACGTCGGGCTTGGCATCCGCTTGCCCGCAGGTCTACTGGAAGGAGTGCTCTAA
- a CDS encoding 2'-5' RNA ligase family protein: protein MELLLEDSVEERLRADWATLLEANLPSQARHAAESNRPHITLLAAPAIPADADEVLAGIAHSLPLPMAVAGLVIFRTGRGHVLARLGVVSAALMRFHREVHQALGDVPHIAPNCLPDRWVPHITLARGLSGEQISRALDLLPAEHGRVAVTSLRRWNSRDRTTTALTSR from the coding sequence GTGGAGCTTCTTCTTGAGGATTCCGTGGAGGAACGTCTCCGCGCAGACTGGGCCACCCTCCTGGAGGCCAACCTGCCCTCGCAGGCACGGCATGCTGCTGAATCCAACCGCCCGCACATCACCCTGTTGGCAGCGCCGGCAATCCCGGCCGATGCGGACGAGGTGCTCGCCGGCATTGCGCACTCACTACCCTTACCCATGGCCGTGGCGGGCCTGGTGATCTTCCGGACGGGACGGGGGCACGTTCTGGCGCGCCTCGGCGTCGTCAGTGCGGCGCTGATGCGCTTCCACCGGGAAGTCCACCAGGCGCTTGGTGACGTCCCACACATCGCCCCCAACTGCCTGCCCGATCGCTGGGTACCGCACATCACGCTCGCCCGCGGGCTCAGCGGGGAGCAGATCAGCAGGGCGCTCGACCTGTTGCCGGCGGAACATGGCCGTGTGGCGGTTACTTCACTGAGGCGGTGGAACAGCCGTGACAGAACGACGACGGCGCTCACCTCACGCTAG
- a CDS encoding Bug family tripartite tricarboxylate transporter substrate binding protein, producing the protein MHTYSTKRNPVRRSLKARLLASAAGLAFVASGCGVTGGDQSAGTSGEAGAGPITDLRILVPNTAGGGYDTTARVAAKVMEETDIASSIEVFNLAGAGGTVGLARTVNERGNGDLAMLMGLGVVGASYANESEAKLTDTTPLAKLIEEPGAIMVSKDSPYQTIDDLVEAWKKDPSQVAVGGGSSPGGPDHLLPMQLAQAVGIDPKDVNFVSYDGGGDLLPAILGNKLGFAASGAGEFLDQIASGEVRVLATSGEERLEGVDAPTLQESDIDLVFTNWRGIVAPPEVSEADRDELIAALEEMHASPEWQEALETNGWTDAFLTGEEFDAFLTEQDQRVSDVLSELGLA; encoded by the coding sequence ATGCATACCTACTCAACGAAGAGGAACCCCGTGCGTCGATCCTTGAAAGCTCGCCTGCTCGCTTCAGCAGCGGGACTCGCCTTCGTAGCCTCCGGCTGCGGTGTGACCGGAGGCGACCAGAGCGCTGGTACTTCGGGTGAGGCGGGCGCCGGCCCGATCACTGACCTGCGCATACTCGTCCCCAACACAGCGGGGGGTGGGTACGACACCACAGCCCGAGTGGCAGCTAAGGTCATGGAAGAGACCGACATAGCGTCAAGCATCGAGGTATTCAACCTTGCCGGCGCCGGCGGCACGGTGGGACTTGCCCGAACGGTAAACGAGCGGGGCAATGGTGACCTAGCGATGCTGATGGGACTTGGCGTTGTCGGCGCGAGCTACGCGAACGAATCCGAAGCCAAGCTCACCGACACGACTCCTCTGGCCAAGCTCATCGAGGAGCCTGGAGCCATCATGGTCTCGAAGGATTCGCCCTATCAGACCATCGACGATCTGGTCGAAGCATGGAAGAAGGACCCCTCGCAGGTTGCGGTCGGCGGAGGTTCATCGCCGGGCGGCCCGGATCACCTCCTTCCGATGCAGCTGGCGCAGGCCGTCGGCATCGACCCCAAGGACGTAAACTTCGTGTCTTACGACGGCGGCGGTGACCTTCTTCCCGCAATCCTTGGGAACAAGCTCGGTTTCGCAGCTTCCGGCGCCGGCGAGTTCCTGGACCAGATCGCCTCCGGCGAAGTCCGGGTACTGGCGACGAGCGGTGAGGAACGGCTCGAGGGCGTCGATGCGCCTACCTTGCAGGAGTCCGATATCGACCTTGTCTTCACCAACTGGCGCGGCATCGTTGCTCCCCCTGAGGTATCCGAGGCAGACCGTGACGAACTCATAGCAGCGCTGGAAGAAATGCACGCTTCGCCCGAGTGGCAGGAAGCTCTCGAGACGAACGGATGGACCGATGCTTTCCTTACCGGCGAGGAGTTTGATGCCTTCCTGACTGAGCAGGATCAGCGCGTCTCTGACGTCCTGAGCGAACTGGGCCTGGCGTGA
- a CDS encoding tripartite tricarboxylate transporter permease, protein MDSLNLLMEGFATAATPMNLLYAFIGVILGTAVGVLPGIGPAMAVALLLPVTYALGPTSAFIMFAGIYYGGMYGGSTTSILLNTPGESSTVITAIEGHKMAKAGRAAQALATAAIGSFVAGTIGTALLVFFAPVVVDFAVSLGAPSYLAIMLLALLAVTAVLGKSRLRGFAALGLGLAIGLVGIDPVSGQQRLVFGQPLLSDGLDIVVVAVAIFAIGEALWIAAHLRRNPMQTIPVGRPWMGKDDFKRSWKPWLRGTAYGFPFGALPAGGAEIPTFLSYVTEKRLSKRPEEFGHGAIEGVAGPEAANNASAAGTLTPMLALGLPTNATAAVMLAAFIQYGIQPGPLLFDSEPELVWALIASLFIGNTLLLLINLPLAPLWAKLLQIPRPYLYAGILFFATLGAYAVNMQAFDLVILLVLGLLGFAMRRYGLPILPLVLGLILGPRVEEELRKSLQLSAGDISGLWSEPIAIGTYIIILLVLVWPFIARLWKRGRSNKTQASMVTPRTSAAHEASVGSSSSRRVDSDSSLTRHSSTGKKDGELS, encoded by the coding sequence ATGGACTCCCTCAACCTTCTGATGGAGGGGTTTGCGACCGCTGCGACCCCCATGAATCTGCTGTATGCCTTCATCGGCGTGATTCTTGGAACAGCAGTGGGCGTGCTGCCAGGGATCGGTCCGGCTATGGCGGTAGCACTGCTGCTTCCCGTTACCTACGCCCTAGGGCCAACGAGTGCATTCATCATGTTCGCCGGCATCTATTACGGCGGCATGTATGGCGGTTCCACCACATCGATTCTGCTCAACACCCCCGGTGAATCCTCGACGGTCATCACCGCCATTGAGGGCCATAAGATGGCAAAAGCCGGTCGAGCTGCCCAAGCGCTAGCTACGGCCGCTATCGGCTCATTTGTGGCTGGAACTATCGGCACTGCGCTCCTGGTCTTCTTCGCGCCCGTCGTGGTGGATTTCGCAGTCTCCCTGGGCGCCCCCAGCTACCTGGCCATTATGCTGCTCGCCCTGCTGGCTGTCACTGCGGTGCTCGGCAAGTCCAGACTGCGCGGGTTCGCAGCACTCGGCCTCGGCCTGGCAATCGGTCTCGTCGGTATCGATCCTGTCTCCGGACAGCAGCGGCTGGTTTTCGGCCAACCGTTGCTCAGCGACGGGCTGGATATTGTTGTAGTGGCAGTAGCGATCTTCGCCATTGGAGAAGCCCTGTGGATTGCGGCCCACCTTCGGCGCAACCCGATGCAGACCATTCCCGTCGGTCGCCCGTGGATGGGTAAGGACGACTTCAAGCGGTCCTGGAAGCCCTGGCTCCGAGGCACCGCCTACGGTTTCCCGTTCGGTGCTCTGCCCGCCGGTGGAGCCGAAATTCCGACCTTCCTGTCTTATGTGACGGAAAAGCGTCTTTCGAAGCGGCCCGAAGAGTTCGGCCATGGAGCTATCGAGGGTGTTGCGGGTCCTGAAGCGGCGAACAATGCATCAGCAGCCGGTACCCTCACCCCCATGCTCGCACTGGGCCTGCCCACCAATGCCACGGCAGCGGTCATGCTTGCTGCCTTCATTCAGTATGGGATCCAGCCTGGGCCCCTCCTTTTTGATAGTGAACCAGAGCTCGTGTGGGCGCTCATTGCCAGTCTGTTTATTGGCAATACGCTCCTCCTCCTGATCAACCTGCCTTTAGCTCCCCTTTGGGCCAAGTTGCTTCAAATTCCGCGCCCGTACCTATACGCAGGCATCCTGTTCTTTGCCACGCTGGGTGCCTACGCCGTCAATATGCAGGCCTTCGACCTTGTCATCCTGCTGGTACTGGGCCTACTGGGCTTCGCTATGCGTCGCTACGGTCTTCCCATTCTGCCCCTGGTGCTTGGTCTGATTCTCGGCCCCCGCGTCGAGGAGGAACTACGGAAGTCTCTGCAGCTGAGCGCCGGTGACATTTCCGGCCTGTGGAGCGAGCCCATCGCCATCGGCACGTACATCATCATCCTCCTCGTGCTCGTCTGGCCCTTCATTGCCCGTCTGTGGAAGCGTGGACGGAGCAATAAGACTCAAGCTTCAATGGTCACACCGAGAACTTCGGCAGCCCACGAAGCTAGCGTTGGATCTTCCTCTTCTCGCCGCGTTGACAGTGACTCGTCACTGACGAGGCACTCTTCCACCGGAAAAAAGGATGGAGAATTATCATGA
- the purB gene encoding adenylosuccinate lyase — protein sequence MPHTPSSRVNLASVLFHQGENQVPIALGPLDGRYRPAVAPLVDYLSEAALNRDRVHVEVEWFIHLTRNNVLPGTAPLTAEQEAALREIVTSFDGTAVSELAEIERVTVHDVKAVEYFIGSRLEAIGISHLKALVHFGCTSEDINNLSYALGVKGAVENIWLPAASALVDQVKTMAEESRSVPMLSRTHGQPATPTTLGKELAVVAHRLSRQLERIRRTEYLGKINGATGTFAAHVASVPGADWQGIARDFVEGLGLTWNPLTTQIESHDWQAELYADVARFNRILHNFCTDVWSYISIGYFAQIPVAGATGSSTMPHKVNPIRFENAEANLEISCSLLDVLAATLVTSRWQRDLTDSSSQRNIGVAFGHSLLAISNVSKGLERLNVAESVLAEDLDANWEVLGEAIQMVMRAEAIAGTPGMEDPYERLKDLTRGHRVDAARMREFVLGLGLSNEAQERLLALTPASYTGIADTLVDHLS from the coding sequence ATGCCACACACACCTTCTTCCCGGGTAAACCTTGCGTCCGTTCTGTTCCACCAGGGTGAAAACCAGGTCCCCATCGCCCTGGGACCGCTGGACGGAAGGTACCGCCCGGCAGTTGCTCCCCTGGTCGACTACCTGTCGGAGGCGGCGCTCAACCGTGACCGCGTCCACGTGGAAGTGGAATGGTTCATTCATCTGACGCGCAATAACGTTCTTCCGGGGACGGCACCGCTCACCGCTGAACAGGAAGCCGCCCTTCGCGAGATCGTCACCTCATTCGACGGAACCGCAGTCAGCGAACTTGCCGAGATCGAGCGGGTCACCGTTCATGACGTCAAAGCCGTGGAGTACTTCATCGGTAGCCGCCTCGAGGCAATCGGCATCAGTCACCTGAAGGCGCTCGTACACTTCGGCTGCACGTCCGAAGACATCAACAACCTGTCCTACGCGCTCGGGGTCAAGGGCGCCGTTGAGAATATCTGGCTCCCGGCAGCATCGGCACTCGTTGACCAGGTGAAGACCATGGCGGAAGAAAGCCGTTCCGTTCCGATGCTCTCGAGGACTCACGGCCAGCCGGCAACCCCAACCACCCTTGGGAAGGAACTCGCCGTCGTAGCGCATCGGCTGAGCCGCCAGTTGGAGCGGATCCGCCGCACGGAGTACCTCGGGAAAATCAACGGCGCCACCGGAACATTCGCCGCCCATGTGGCCTCGGTACCGGGTGCTGACTGGCAAGGAATTGCACGCGACTTTGTGGAGGGTCTGGGCCTGACCTGGAATCCCCTGACCACCCAGATCGAGTCACACGACTGGCAGGCGGAACTGTACGCCGATGTAGCCCGTTTCAACCGGATCCTGCACAACTTCTGCACGGACGTCTGGAGCTACATCTCGATCGGCTACTTCGCCCAGATTCCGGTGGCGGGGGCCACCGGTTCCTCCACCATGCCGCACAAGGTGAACCCCATCCGCTTCGAGAATGCCGAAGCAAACCTCGAGATCTCGTGTTCGCTCCTGGATGTCCTCGCCGCCACTCTGGTGACCTCCCGCTGGCAGCGCGACCTCACCGACTCCTCCTCGCAGCGCAACATCGGTGTGGCCTTCGGGCACTCGCTGCTGGCCATCTCCAATGTGTCGAAAGGCCTGGAGCGACTTAATGTTGCAGAGTCGGTGCTTGCCGAGGACCTCGACGCGAACTGGGAAGTGCTGGGCGAGGCGATCCAGATGGTCATGCGGGCAGAGGCGATCGCCGGCACACCCGGCATGGAGGATCCGTACGAAAGGCTGAAGGACCTCACGCGCGGCCACAGGGTAGATGCAGCCCGGATGCGGGAATTCGTGCTCGGATTGGGGCTGTCAAACGAAGCGCAGGAGCGCCTGCTCGCTTTGACTCCCGCGAGCTACACGGGCATCGCGGACACCCTGGTGGACCACCTCAGCTAA
- a CDS encoding universal stress protein, with amino-acid sequence MSILVGYIPTAEGEAAFASAIEEASRRDEKLIVLNSSRGESLVDNRYAQPEQVAALEQRLQEAKVRYELVQPLRGHDAAEEVLEAAENYQAELIVIGLRKRSPVGKMIMGSTAQRILLQATCAVLAVKAEQHRAL; translated from the coding sequence ATGAGCATTCTTGTCGGCTACATTCCCACGGCCGAAGGTGAAGCAGCTTTCGCAAGCGCCATTGAAGAGGCATCCCGCCGGGACGAGAAGCTCATTGTCCTAAACTCATCCCGCGGTGAGTCACTTGTCGACAACCGGTATGCACAACCCGAGCAAGTGGCGGCGCTCGAACAACGCCTTCAGGAAGCCAAGGTCAGGTACGAGCTGGTGCAGCCCCTGCGTGGGCACGATGCCGCCGAGGAGGTTCTGGAAGCAGCCGAGAACTATCAAGCGGAGCTTATTGTCATCGGCCTGCGTAAACGGTCACCCGTCGGAAAAATGATCATGGGAAGCACGGCTCAGCGCATTCTGTTACAGGCGACATGCGCAGTGCTGGCCGTCAAGGCGGAGCAGCACCGGGCACTGTGA
- a CDS encoding dihydrofolate reductase family protein: MTQRQWAGHVFVGMSVDGMIARANDDIDWLTGDAAGDAENPDESGFTEFMASVDHMVMGRSTYDIVRAMDEWFYGDTPVMVLSTTLQVDDPRIRIIRSLDEAVSALDNDGARKVYVDGGRTVRTFLAAGMISTLTLTHLPILIGEGKPLFGALPGDVRLRLDGVKSLGGGAVQTRYSVL; encoded by the coding sequence ATGACTCAGCGCCAATGGGCAGGACACGTTTTTGTCGGCATGAGCGTCGACGGAATGATCGCCAGGGCGAACGACGACATCGACTGGCTCACAGGTGATGCGGCGGGGGACGCCGAGAACCCGGACGAGTCGGGCTTCACTGAGTTCATGGCGTCCGTCGACCACATGGTGATGGGCAGGAGCACCTACGACATCGTCCGGGCAATGGATGAATGGTTCTACGGCGACACACCGGTCATGGTCCTCAGCACCACCTTGCAGGTGGATGATCCCCGGATCCGTATCATCCGTTCCCTCGATGAGGCAGTCTCCGCCCTGGATAATGACGGCGCACGCAAAGTGTACGTGGACGGCGGCAGGACAGTGCGGACCTTCCTTGCCGCCGGGATGATCTCGACCCTGACGCTCACGCATCTGCCTATCCTCATCGGAGAAGGAAAGCCCCTGTTCGGCGCCCTTCCAGGGGACGTCCGCCTGCGCCTCGACGGCGTCAAGAGCCTTGGCGGCGGGGCGGTGCAGACGCGGTACAGCGTTCTCTGA
- a CDS encoding AEC family transporter codes for MAGVLIGFAIVGAVIFVGYLAGRFELAGRDAGSVLSRTAFFITNPALLFTILATSDLEAVFSAFAPIALLAAVSSALVYVLLSRIWFRRRAAETAVGAMTSSFVNANNIGIPLAVYALGDATPVAPVLLVQLLLLVPFYLGFLDIASGGKASFTRIATQPVRNPMIIASLLGVLVALTGVEIPEPVYEPLVLLGGAAVPLVLLAFGMSLRGSRPLGARDVRTEVIVATLIKTLLMPLITYLLARFAFGLEGDQLFGAVVMATLPTAQNTFLFASRYKRGIPLARDVVVLTSALSVPALIGVTALLA; via the coding sequence ATGGCAGGGGTATTGATCGGCTTTGCCATCGTGGGCGCCGTCATCTTTGTGGGGTATCTGGCCGGTCGCTTTGAACTTGCGGGCCGGGACGCAGGCAGCGTCCTTAGCCGTACGGCGTTCTTCATCACCAACCCGGCCCTGCTGTTCACCATCCTCGCGACGTCGGATTTGGAGGCGGTTTTCTCCGCCTTCGCACCGATCGCGCTACTGGCCGCGGTGTCCTCCGCCCTCGTCTATGTTTTGCTGAGCCGGATCTGGTTCCGGCGTCGAGCTGCGGAAACGGCAGTCGGAGCAATGACGAGCTCTTTCGTCAATGCCAACAACATCGGTATCCCGCTAGCCGTTTATGCGCTGGGGGATGCAACACCGGTGGCGCCCGTTCTCCTGGTGCAGCTGCTCCTCCTCGTTCCCTTCTACCTAGGATTCCTGGACATCGCCTCCGGTGGGAAGGCATCGTTCACGCGTATTGCCACACAGCCGGTGCGGAACCCAATGATCATCGCTTCCCTGCTAGGTGTGCTCGTAGCGCTGACCGGCGTCGAAATTCCCGAGCCGGTGTACGAGCCGCTGGTCCTGCTTGGCGGCGCCGCTGTTCCGCTGGTTCTGCTTGCCTTCGGGATGTCCTTGCGGGGCAGTCGTCCCCTGGGGGCCCGGGACGTGCGCACTGAGGTGATCGTCGCAACGCTGATCAAGACGCTGCTCATGCCCCTGATCACCTATCTGTTGGCCCGATTCGCGTTCGGCTTGGAAGGCGACCAGCTGTTCGGCGCCGTCGTGATGGCCACGCTCCCAACGGCGCAGAACACCTTCCTGTTCGCGAGCCGTTACAAGCGGGGTATCCCGCTGGCACGCGACGTGGTGGTGCTTACTTCGGCACTTTCGGTGCCCGCACTGATTGGCGTTACAGCGTTGCTAGCGTGA